A single window of Columba livia isolate bColLiv1 breed racing homer chromosome 16, bColLiv1.pat.W.v2, whole genome shotgun sequence DNA harbors:
- the GID8 gene encoding glucose-induced degradation protein 8 homolog yields the protein MSYAEKPDEITKDEWMEKLNNLHIQRADMNRLIMNYLVTEGFKEAAEKFRMESGIEPSVDLETLDERIKIREMILKGQIQEAIALINSLHPELLDTNRYLYFHLQQQHLIELIRQRETEAALEFAQTQLAEQGEESRECLTEMERTLALLAFDNPEESPFGDLLNMMQRQKVWSEVNQAVLDYENRESTPKLAKLLKLLLWAQNELDQKKVKYPKMTDLSKGTIEEPK from the exons ATGAGTTATGCAGAAAAACCTGATGAAATCACGAAAGATGAATGGATGGAAAAACTTAATAACTTGCATATCCAGAGAGCGGACATGAACCGCCTTATCATGAACTACCTTGTTACAG AGGGCtttaaagaagcagcagagaaattTCGAATGGAGTCTGGAATTGAACCCAGTGTTGATTTAGAGACTCTcgatgaaagaataaaaattcgAGAAATGATATTGAAAGGGCAGATTCAAGAAGCTATCGCGTTAATAAACAGCCTCCATCCAGAATTGCTAGATACAAACAGATATCTTTACTTTCATTTGCAG CAGCAGCATTTGATTGAACTGATTCGGCAGCGCGAGACAGAAGCAGCTCTGGAATTTGCTCagacccaattagcagaacaaGGCGAGGAGAGCAGGGAATGCCTGACAGAAATGGAGCGTACGCTGGCTTTGCTTGCCTTTGATAATCCCGAAGAATCACCATTTGGAGACTTGCTGAACATGATGCAGCGACAGAAG GTATGGAGTGAGGTTAATCAAGCTGTTCTAGACTATGAAAATCGTGAATCAACACCCAAGCTGGCAAAATTGCTGAAGCTACTACTGTGGGCTCAGAATGAGCTGGACcagaagaaagtgaaatatCCCAAAATGACAGACCTCAGCAAGGGGACGATTGAAGAACCCAAGTAA